The Daucus carota subsp. sativus chromosome 2, DH1 v3.0, whole genome shotgun sequence genome includes a window with the following:
- the LOC108206457 gene encoding dof zinc finger protein DOF4.6 — protein sequence MDTAQWPQEIVVKPMEEIIVTNTQKPCLTSSSSESCKKAKTTPKEVQQIINCPRCNSTNTKFCYYNNYSLSQPRYFCKTCRRYWTEGGSLRNIPVGGGSRKNNKRSLNSSPSRSNSSASSKKIIVPSDNQDRLVAVPVSNSCRNADKNVGNVYDHHQDLNLGFAHEPSDFKALSQLIQVPNFDSIGSAMGNTFSASSPTNSTTTHHLSAMELLTSRGLGNSFMPMLSNMSSDNNIQSSNAFLGFPLSTADQYHQFMKPGSGLSFSLDNELEISTNTGSTGTGRHLFPFEDLKLQAPAGNATNAEDHASDDHRDSGRDQGGDEQSNGFWNGMLGTGGGSW from the exons ATGGACACAGCTCAATGGCCACAG GAGATAGTGGTGAAGCCTATGGAAGAAATAATCGTAACCAACACACAAAAGCCTTGTTTAACATCTTCCTCATCCGAGAGCTGCAAGAAAGCGAAGACCACACCGAAAGAAGTGCAACAAATTATAAACTGTCCGAGGTGCAATTCGACTAACACCAAGTTTTGCTACTATAACAACTACAGTCTCTCACAGCCGAGATATTTTTGCAAGACGTGCCGACGGTACTGGACCGAAGGCGGTTCGCTTCGGAACATCCCGGTCGGAGGAGGCTCGAGGAAAAACAACAAGAGGTCTTTGAATTCTTCGCCTTCGCGGTCCAATTCATCGGCCTCGTCGAAGAAAATTATAGTCCCTTCTGATAATCAGGATCGTCTAGTAGCAGTGCCTGTATCGAATTCGTGTCGAAACGCTGATAAAAATGTTGGTAATGTTTATGATCATCATCAGGATCTTAATTTGGGGTTTGCTCATGAACCGAGTGATTTCAAGGCGCTGTCTCAGCTGATCCAGGTTCCGAATTTCGATAGTATTGGGAGCGCAATGGGAAATACATTTTCGGCTTCTTCGCCTACGAATTCGACAACTACGCATCATCTCTCGGCTATGGAATTGCTGACGTCGAGGGGATTGGGGAACTCATTCATGCCAATGCTTTCGAATATGAGTAGTGATAATAATATTCAGAGTTCCAACGCTTTCTTGGGGTTTCCCTTAAGTACCGCAGATCAGTATCATCAGTTTATGAAGCCAGGGTCGGGGCTTAGTTTTTCGTTGGATAATGAGCTTGAAATTAGTACTAATACGGGGAGTACCGGGACTGGGAGGCATTTGTTTCCCTTCGAAGATCTGAAGCTTCAAGCGCCTGCAGGTAATGCAACTAATGCCGAAGATCACGCTTCTGATGATCATCGAGACAGCGGGAGAGATCAGGGAGGAGATGAACAGTCCAACGGGTTTTGGAACGGAATGCTGGGAACTGGAGGAGGATCATGGTAA